Proteins from a single region of Streptomyces spinoverrucosus:
- a CDS encoding FtsK/SpoIIIE domain-containing protein, with protein MTWFMVAVVVVVAAAGLLRWRRPAWYWLTFGVTVAAVRVLVRYASVMDACGLTVPPPRWRLALARMTNRPVPESRAPRILRLRPTRTGLVLRLKLQPGQDAFDVAAATDRLRHSFSMYGVTSREVRSGVVELRMTGYDVLARVQMPANVDRAPMRVPVALREDGSVHYRDYRAVPHGLTLGATESGKSVYQRNLVAGLASHHVALVGIDCKQGVELFPLARRFSALADTPDTALDLLEALVTYMQEVYQLIRAEQRISVAVPDAEIAADIWDLPEELRPVPVVVLVDEVAELALFATKEEEKRRDRIITALVRLAQLGRAAGIYLEICGQRFGSELGKGITMLRAQLTGRTAHRVNDETSANMAFGDISPDAVLAAIQIPAETRGVAIAGDSTGGWHRIRAPHTSLRQAVNICNKHADRTPDLPALAPFRPAAASLPSARVSLSKTATATA; from the coding sequence ATGACGTGGTTCATGGTCGCCGTGGTTGTGGTCGTCGCCGCTGCGGGTCTCCTGCGGTGGCGGCGCCCCGCCTGGTACTGGCTGACCTTCGGGGTCACCGTCGCCGCGGTGCGGGTCCTGGTCCGGTACGCCTCGGTCATGGACGCATGCGGCCTGACCGTGCCGCCCCCGCGCTGGCGCCTGGCGCTGGCCCGGATGACGAACCGGCCGGTGCCGGAGTCCCGTGCGCCGCGCATCCTGCGGCTGCGGCCGACCCGGACCGGGCTTGTCCTGCGGCTGAAGCTGCAGCCGGGGCAGGATGCCTTCGACGTGGCGGCCGCCACGGACCGGCTGCGGCACTCCTTCTCGATGTACGGCGTGACCTCCCGTGAGGTCCGCTCCGGCGTCGTTGAGCTGCGGATGACCGGCTACGACGTGCTCGCGCGGGTACAGATGCCCGCCAACGTGGACCGTGCGCCGATGCGGGTTCCCGTCGCGCTGCGGGAGGACGGCTCGGTGCACTACCGCGACTACCGCGCCGTCCCGCACGGCCTGACCCTCGGCGCCACGGAGTCCGGCAAGTCCGTCTACCAGCGCAACCTGGTCGCCGGGCTCGCCTCGCACCATGTCGCCCTGGTCGGCATCGACTGCAAGCAGGGCGTCGAACTCTTCCCCCTGGCCCGCCGGTTCTCCGCCCTGGCCGACACCCCCGACACGGCACTCGACCTACTCGAAGCACTCGTGACGTACATGCAGGAGGTGTACCAACTCATCCGCGCCGAGCAGCGCATCAGCGTCGCCGTCCCGGACGCGGAGATCGCGGCCGATATCTGGGACCTGCCAGAGGAGCTGCGGCCCGTCCCCGTGGTGGTCCTGGTCGACGAGGTCGCCGAACTGGCCCTGTTCGCCACGAAGGAGGAGGAGAAGCGCCGGGACCGCATCATCACGGCCCTGGTGCGGCTCGCTCAGCTCGGCCGCGCGGCCGGCATCTACCTGGAGATCTGCGGGCAGCGCTTCGGCTCCGAACTCGGCAAGGGCATCACCATGCTCCGTGCCCAGCTCACCGGCCGCACCGCGCACCGCGTCAACGACGAAACCTCGGCGAACATGGCCTTCGGTGACATCTCGCCGGATGCCGTCCTGGCCGCGATCCAGATCCCGGCCGAGACACGCGGGGTGGCCATCGCAGGCGACTCCACCGGTGGCTGGCACCGCATCCGCGCCCCGCACACCTCGCTGCGCCAGGCCGTGAACATCTGCAACAAGCACGCCGACCGCACCCCGGACCTGCCCGCCCTGGCCCCCTTCCGGCCCGCGGCTGCCTCGTTGCCCTCGGCCCGGGTGTCGCTGTCCAAGACAGCAACCGCCACCGCCTGA
- the ettA gene encoding energy-dependent translational throttle protein EttA, whose protein sequence is MAEFIYTMRKARKAHGDKVILDDVTLNFLPGAKIGVVGPNGAGKSTVLKIMAGLEQPSNGDAFLSPGYSVGILLQEPPLNDEKTVLENVQEGVAEIKGKLDRFNEIAEQMATDYSDALLEEMGKLQEELDHANAWDLDAQLEQAMDALGCPPGDWPVTTLSGGERRRVALCKLLLEAPDLLLLDEPTNHLDAESVNWLEQHLAKYPGTIVAVTHDRYFLDNVAGWICEVDRGRLHGYEGNYSKYLETKASRLKVEGQKDAKRQKRLKEELEWVRSNAKGRQAKSKARLARYEEMAAEADKMRKLDFEEIQIPPGPRLGNVVVEINNLSKGFGDKLLIDDLSFTLPRNGIVGVIGPNGAGKTTLFKMIQGLEQPDSGSIKVGETVKISYVDQSRENIDPKKTLWAVVSDELDYINVGQVEMPSRAYVSAFGFKGPDQQKPAGVLSGGERNRLNLALTLKQGGNLLLLDEPTNDLDVETLSSLENALLEFPGCAVVVSHDRWFLDRVATHILAYEGDSKWFWFEGNFESYEKNKIERLGPDAARPHRATYKKLTRG, encoded by the coding sequence TTGGCTGAGTTCATTTACACCATGCGCAAGGCGCGCAAGGCGCACGGCGACAAGGTGATTCTCGACGACGTCACCCTGAACTTCCTTCCGGGTGCCAAGATCGGCGTCGTCGGTCCGAACGGCGCCGGTAAGTCCACCGTCCTCAAGATCATGGCCGGTCTTGAGCAGCCGTCGAACGGTGACGCGTTCCTGTCGCCCGGGTACAGCGTCGGCATCCTGCTGCAGGAGCCGCCGCTGAACGATGAGAAGACGGTCCTGGAGAACGTCCAGGAGGGCGTCGCCGAGATCAAGGGCAAGCTCGACCGCTTCAACGAGATCGCCGAGCAGATGGCGACCGACTACTCGGACGCGCTGCTGGAGGAGATGGGCAAGCTCCAGGAGGAGCTGGACCACGCCAACGCCTGGGACCTCGACGCCCAGCTGGAGCAGGCCATGGACGCCCTCGGCTGCCCGCCCGGCGACTGGCCCGTCACCACCCTCTCCGGTGGTGAGCGCCGCCGCGTCGCGCTGTGCAAGCTGCTGCTCGAGGCGCCCGATCTGCTGCTGCTCGACGAGCCCACCAACCACCTCGACGCCGAGTCCGTGAACTGGCTGGAGCAGCACCTGGCCAAGTACCCGGGCACCATCGTCGCCGTCACCCACGACCGGTACTTCCTCGACAACGTCGCCGGGTGGATCTGCGAGGTCGACCGCGGCCGGCTGCACGGCTACGAGGGCAACTACTCCAAGTACCTGGAGACCAAGGCCTCCCGTCTCAAGGTCGAGGGCCAGAAGGACGCCAAGCGGCAGAAGCGGCTCAAGGAAGAGCTCGAGTGGGTCCGCTCCAACGCCAAGGGACGGCAGGCCAAGTCCAAGGCGCGTCTGGCCCGCTACGAGGAGATGGCGGCCGAGGCCGACAAGATGCGGAAGCTGGACTTCGAGGAGATCCAGATCCCGCCGGGCCCGCGTCTGGGCAATGTCGTCGTCGAGATCAACAACCTCAGCAAGGGCTTCGGCGACAAGCTCCTCATCGACGACCTCAGCTTCACCCTGCCGCGCAACGGCATCGTCGGCGTGATCGGCCCGAACGGTGCCGGTAAGACGACCCTGTTCAAGATGATCCAGGGCCTGGAGCAGCCCGACTCCGGCTCGATCAAGGTCGGCGAGACCGTCAAGATCTCGTACGTCGACCAGAGCCGCGAGAACATCGACCCGAAGAAGACGCTGTGGGCCGTCGTCTCCGACGAGCTGGACTACATCAACGTCGGCCAGGTCGAGATGCCGTCCCGCGCCTACGTGTCCGCCTTCGGGTTCAAGGGGCCGGACCAGCAGAAGCCGGCCGGTGTGCTCTCCGGCGGTGAGCGCAACCGCCTCAACCTGGCGCTCACCCTCAAGCAGGGCGGCAACCTGCTGCTCCTCGACGAGCCGACCAACGACCTCGACGTCGAGACCCTCTCCAGCCTGGAGAACGCGCTGCTGGAGTTCCCCGGCTGCGCCGTGGTCGTCTCCCACGACCGCTGGTTCCTCGACCGCGTCGCCACGCACATCCTCGCCTACGAGGGTGACTCCAAGTGGTTCTGGTTCGAGGGCAACTTCGAGTCGTACGAGAAGAACAAGATCGAGCGACTGGGGCCGGACGCCGCCCGTCCGCACCGCGCCACCTACAAGAAGCTGACCCGGGGCTGA
- a CDS encoding acyl-CoA thioesterase, with protein MRHIYRCPLRWADMDAYGHVNNVVFLRYLEEARVNFLFRPDKNFKQGSVVARHEIDYKRQLVHRHTPVDIELWVTEIRAASFTLAYEVKDGDQIYVRASTVIVPFDFEAERPRRITEEEREFLQEYLDDDKEEAVAA; from the coding sequence TTGCGGCACATCTACCGCTGCCCACTGCGCTGGGCGGACATGGACGCGTACGGCCACGTCAACAACGTGGTGTTCCTCCGGTACCTGGAGGAAGCCCGTGTCAACTTCCTGTTCCGCCCGGACAAGAACTTCAAGCAGGGGTCCGTGGTGGCACGCCATGAGATCGACTACAAGCGGCAGCTCGTCCATCGGCACACGCCCGTGGACATCGAGCTGTGGGTCACGGAGATCAGGGCCGCCTCCTTCACCCTCGCCTACGAGGTGAAGGACGGCGACCAGATCTACGTCCGGGCCTCGACGGTGATAGTGCCGTTCGACTTCGAGGCCGAGCGGCCACGCCGGATCACCGAAGAGGAACGGGAGTTCCTCCAGGAGTATCTGGACGACGACAAGGAGGAGGCCGTCGCCGCATGA
- a CDS encoding methyltransferase domain-containing protein: MGAHALDKDLEAVAASARAALVREIDASGAWAADPVWREAFAAVPRHLFVPYYYVGVLGGYERRWGESPDPEARERWVRGAYADTPLATRLRDGELLSSSSQPSLMAMMLTELRVRDGNRVLEIGAGTGYNAALLAHRLGDDDLVTTVDLDPEITESARRHLNAAGYHPVVVTSDGARGVPERAPFDRIIATCTLASIPPAWLAQCRPGGRILTPLATGLVALTVRDAEYAEGHFLHTPAYFVPLRGAGRPQSEPVALGAVPRRGREHELFRFLLALTRGSLDPQEAYALWEREGRPGRERYGITVGGGREWAWLDEPEGPYAWPLPD; the protein is encoded by the coding sequence ATGGGCGCGCATGCACTCGACAAGGACCTGGAGGCCGTCGCCGCCTCGGCGCGGGCCGCGCTGGTGCGGGAGATCGACGCGAGCGGGGCGTGGGCCGCGGACCCGGTGTGGCGGGAGGCGTTCGCGGCGGTCCCCCGGCACCTCTTCGTGCCGTATTACTACGTGGGCGTCCTGGGTGGCTACGAGCGGCGCTGGGGCGAGAGCCCAGACCCGGAGGCGCGCGAGCGCTGGGTGCGCGGCGCCTACGCCGACACCCCACTGGCGACGCGGCTGCGGGACGGCGAGCTGCTCTCGTCCAGCAGCCAGCCGTCGCTGATGGCGATGATGCTGACCGAGCTGCGGGTGCGGGACGGCAACCGGGTGCTGGAGATCGGCGCGGGCACCGGTTACAACGCGGCCCTGCTCGCGCACCGGCTCGGCGACGACGACCTCGTCACCACCGTCGACCTGGACCCGGAGATCACCGAGTCGGCACGTCGGCATTTGAACGCCGCCGGGTACCACCCGGTCGTCGTCACCTCCGACGGGGCGCGCGGGGTGCCCGAGCGCGCTCCCTTCGACCGCATCATCGCGACCTGCACGCTGGCCTCGATCCCGCCCGCCTGGCTCGCCCAGTGCCGTCCCGGCGGGCGGATCCTGACGCCGCTCGCCACCGGGCTGGTCGCGCTGACCGTGCGGGACGCCGAATACGCCGAGGGGCACTTCCTGCACACGCCCGCGTACTTCGTCCCGCTGCGTGGCGCCGGGCGGCCCCAGTCGGAGCCGGTGGCGCTGGGGGCGGTGCCGCGCCGGGGGCGGGAGCACGAGCTGTTCCGGTTCCTGCTCGCCCTGACCCGCGGCAGCCTCGATCCGCAGGAGGCGTACGCGCTGTGGGAGCGCGAGGGGCGGCCCGGACGGGAGCGGTACGGCATCACTGTCGGCGGCGGACGCGAGTGGGCGTGGCTGGACGAACCGGAGGGGCCGTATGCCTGGCCCCTCCCTGACTGA
- a CDS encoding XRE family transcriptional regulator: protein MVTVASTASLRVYVSEWENGRRTISSHYAKILRALLGITDDELSGQPQSVPALVAADGYDELMSRIDAARNVSMTMVKTFMDQTELLRTMDRQMGAASLVDQMTAHLGTLEDALTFAVLPDTRRPVARALAGAATLAAWQALDVGAVERAWRHYELGKRAAQEAEEPMYLAHATAEQAYVLCDAGRADMAVQLVRDAQRLGGKAMSPRLTAWLYAAEAEICARAGLHDECRRALEHAVRHLPTGEEARDPDMLSIFLNEGHLARWRGNALALIGDDDAVGSLYTALETADPTFIRASAGLRCDLAEAHLARGEYDQAHEHLRQARLVASRTGSVRHRRRIEQLTQRL from the coding sequence ATGGTCACCGTCGCGTCAACGGCGAGCCTGCGAGTCTACGTCTCGGAGTGGGAGAACGGCAGACGGACGATCTCCAGCCACTACGCGAAGATCCTTCGCGCGCTCCTAGGGATTACGGACGACGAACTGAGCGGCCAACCCCAGTCAGTGCCGGCACTCGTTGCGGCCGACGGGTACGACGAACTCATGAGCCGGATCGACGCAGCTCGCAACGTCAGCATGACCATGGTCAAGACGTTCATGGATCAAACGGAGCTGCTCCGGACCATGGACCGGCAGATGGGCGCCGCCAGTCTGGTCGACCAGATGACCGCCCACCTCGGGACCCTGGAAGACGCGCTCACCTTCGCGGTGCTTCCGGACACGCGCCGTCCCGTCGCACGGGCACTGGCCGGAGCGGCGACGCTGGCCGCCTGGCAAGCCCTCGACGTGGGGGCAGTGGAACGAGCCTGGCGTCACTACGAGCTGGGCAAGCGGGCAGCCCAAGAGGCCGAAGAACCGATGTACCTCGCACACGCCACGGCAGAACAGGCGTACGTCCTCTGTGATGCCGGACGCGCTGACATGGCCGTGCAACTGGTGCGAGACGCACAGAGGCTCGGTGGCAAAGCCATGTCCCCGCGGCTGACAGCGTGGCTGTACGCAGCTGAGGCCGAGATCTGTGCCCGAGCCGGTCTTCACGACGAGTGCCGGCGAGCACTGGAACATGCGGTGCGGCACCTGCCGACCGGGGAGGAGGCCCGCGACCCCGACATGCTGAGCATCTTCCTCAACGAAGGGCACCTGGCGAGGTGGCGCGGCAACGCACTCGCGCTGATAGGCGACGACGACGCGGTGGGCAGCCTGTACACGGCCCTCGAAACCGCCGATCCCACGTTCATCAGGGCATCGGCAGGACTGCGCTGCGATCTCGCGGAGGCACACCTGGCACGCGGTGAGTACGACCAGGCGCACGAGCACCTGCGACAGGCCCGGTTGGTGGCCAGCCGAACCGGCTCAGTACGTCACCGGCGCCGCATCGAGCAGCTCACCCAGCGGTTGTAG
- a CDS encoding NUDIX domain-containing protein, whose translation MGPKSERVYRTIREWIAGGKYSPGSKLPSERTLSEDLGIGRTALRQVLARLVAEGVVEVHNRSSYRVPDRSVTTEAPADVEAWQIHGERTLYDNRWVTLSLVDLEPPGVDRFEHHVVRLHHVAVAAVIDDQDRVLMMWRYRFVPDSFGWELPGGIVDEGEDPLQTAMREVEEETGWRPNSLQHVVTYQPMVGMVDSPHEIFVGQGAKLVGEPTDLEEAGHIAWVPLSDIPGLMARGELMGSGTLVALLHVLASRGAGASPTTAG comes from the coding sequence ATGGGACCCAAGTCGGAGCGGGTCTACCGCACGATTCGTGAGTGGATCGCGGGGGGCAAGTACTCGCCAGGTTCCAAGCTCCCGTCCGAGCGGACCTTGTCGGAAGACCTGGGCATCGGCCGTACCGCTCTGCGCCAGGTGCTGGCCAGGCTCGTAGCCGAGGGCGTCGTCGAGGTCCACAACCGCAGCTCCTATCGCGTGCCCGATCGGTCCGTGACTACGGAAGCGCCGGCGGATGTCGAGGCCTGGCAGATCCACGGTGAGCGCACCCTGTATGACAACCGGTGGGTGACGCTGAGTCTCGTCGACCTCGAACCGCCTGGGGTCGACCGCTTCGAGCATCACGTCGTACGACTGCACCACGTGGCCGTCGCTGCCGTCATCGACGACCAGGACCGCGTGCTCATGATGTGGCGGTACCGCTTCGTCCCCGACTCCTTCGGCTGGGAGCTGCCTGGCGGCATCGTCGACGAGGGTGAAGATCCCTTGCAGACGGCCATGCGTGAGGTCGAGGAAGAGACCGGCTGGCGGCCGAACTCCCTGCAACACGTGGTCACCTATCAGCCGATGGTCGGCATGGTCGATTCACCGCACGAGATCTTCGTGGGCCAGGGTGCCAAGCTCGTCGGCGAGCCGACGGACTTGGAAGAGGCCGGGCACATCGCCTGGGTGCCCCTCTCCGACATCCCCGGCCTGATGGCTCGTGGCGAACTCATGGGTTCGGGCACCCTCGTTGCCCTCCTGCACGTGCTTGCGTCGCGCGGCGCCGGGGCTTCGCCTACAACCGCTGGGTGA
- a CDS encoding globin has translation MNEIRRGTLQEQTFYEQVGGEETFRRLVRRFYEGVAQDPVLRSMYPEEDLGPAEERLTLFLIQYWGGPTTYSENRGHPRLRMRHAPFTVDRAAHDAWLKHMRDAVDELGLSEEHERTLWNYLTYAAASMVNTAG, from the coding sequence GTGAATGAGATTCGGCGCGGCACGCTTCAGGAGCAGACCTTCTACGAGCAGGTCGGCGGGGAGGAGACCTTCCGCCGCCTGGTCAGGCGTTTCTACGAGGGAGTCGCCCAGGACCCGGTCCTGCGGTCGATGTACCCCGAGGAGGACCTGGGCCCCGCCGAGGAGCGCCTCACGCTGTTCCTGATCCAGTACTGGGGCGGCCCGACGACGTACAGCGAGAATCGCGGCCACCCCCGCCTGCGCATGCGCCACGCCCCCTTCACCGTCGACCGGGCGGCACACGACGCCTGGCTGAAGCACATGCGGGACGCCGTCGACGAGCTGGGTCTGTCCGAGGAACACGAGCGCACGCTGTGGAACTACCTCACGTACGCGGCGGCCTCGATGGTGAACACAGCGGGCTGA
- a CDS encoding SCO3933 family regulatory protein, with translation MRQIPVDTSAATVMVAKPPQPKVKDRRTGEIATDAETGAKLMTVDVMFAANDEVEILSVTVPETGISGDLVMGTSVALTGLIARPWENEFNGQKRHGIAFRAVAVTSLAATGSASKAA, from the coding sequence ATGCGTCAGATTCCCGTCGACACGTCCGCCGCGACCGTGATGGTCGCCAAGCCCCCACAGCCCAAGGTCAAGGACCGCCGTACCGGCGAGATCGCCACGGACGCCGAGACCGGCGCGAAGCTGATGACCGTGGACGTGATGTTCGCGGCCAACGACGAAGTCGAGATCCTGTCCGTCACCGTTCCCGAGACCGGCATCTCCGGTGACCTGGTCATGGGTACCTCGGTGGCGCTGACCGGGCTGATCGCCCGGCCGTGGGAGAACGAGTTCAACGGCCAGAAGCGGCACGGCATCGCCTTCCGCGCGGTCGCCGTCACCTCGCTGGCAGCCACGGGCTCGGCGTCGAAGGCGGCCTGA
- a CDS encoding vWA domain-containing protein, translated as MAIFSKSNVPQFSVDVYQNEYLPEGGREVNAIVTVTATGGGTIGSAVTAPHLYSPGQGPSAAVAIMVDCSGSMDYPPTKMRNARDATAAAIDTLRDGVHFAVIGGTHVAKEVYPGGGRLAVADATTRDQAKQALRKLGAGGGTAIGEWLRLADRLLSSADVAIRHGILLTDGRNEHESPEALKASLDACAGRFTCDARGVGTDWEVKEVTGIASALLGTADIVADPAGLAADFTQMMETAMGKEVADVALRLWTPVDTAIKFVKQVAPTVEDLTRRRTEAGPRAGDYPTGSWGDESRDYHICVEVPAANIGQEMLAARVLLVIPQPDGTAQNLGAQGLVRAVWTDDMAASTSINPQVAHYTGQAELAQVIQQGLDLRKSGDIDGATAKLGRAVQLAGASGNADTAKLLAKVVDVVDAATGTVRLKAKVAEADEMTLETRSTKTVRVKK; from the coding sequence CGCCACCGGCGGGGGCACGATCGGCAGCGCGGTCACGGCCCCTCACCTCTACTCGCCGGGGCAGGGCCCCTCCGCGGCCGTGGCGATCATGGTCGACTGCTCGGGGTCGATGGACTACCCGCCGACCAAGATGCGCAACGCCCGCGACGCCACGGCCGCCGCGATCGACACCCTGCGCGACGGCGTGCACTTCGCGGTGATCGGCGGCACTCATGTCGCCAAGGAGGTCTACCCGGGCGGCGGCCGCCTCGCCGTCGCCGACGCCACCACCCGCGACCAGGCCAAGCAGGCCCTGCGCAAGCTCGGCGCGGGCGGCGGTACGGCGATCGGGGAATGGCTGCGGCTCGCCGACCGCCTGCTGTCCTCGGCGGACGTCGCGATCCGGCACGGCATCCTGCTCACCGACGGCCGCAACGAGCACGAGTCGCCCGAGGCCCTCAAGGCCTCACTGGACGCCTGCGCCGGACGTTTCACCTGTGACGCCCGTGGCGTGGGCACCGACTGGGAAGTGAAAGAAGTCACAGGCATCGCGTCCGCCCTGCTCGGCACCGCCGACATCGTCGCCGACCCGGCCGGCCTCGCCGCCGACTTCACGCAGATGATGGAGACGGCGATGGGCAAGGAGGTCGCGGACGTCGCCCTGCGACTGTGGACGCCCGTCGACACGGCGATCAAGTTCGTCAAGCAAGTGGCGCCCACCGTCGAGGACTTGACCCGCCGCCGCACCGAGGCGGGCCCGCGCGCCGGGGACTACCCCACCGGTTCCTGGGGAGACGAGTCCCGTGACTACCACATCTGCGTCGAGGTCCCGGCCGCGAACATCGGCCAGGAGATGCTCGCCGCCCGCGTCCTGCTGGTGATCCCGCAACCCGACGGCACGGCCCAGAACCTCGGCGCCCAGGGCCTGGTACGAGCCGTATGGACCGACGACATGGCCGCCTCGACGTCGATCAACCCCCAGGTCGCCCACTACACCGGCCAGGCCGAACTGGCCCAAGTCATCCAACAGGGGCTGGACCTGCGCAAATCGGGAGATATCGATGGAGCAACGGCCAAACTGGGCCGCGCCGTTCAGCTCGCCGGCGCCTCCGGAAACGCGGACACTGCGAAACTCCTTGCGAAGGTGGTGGACGTGGTCGATGCCGCGACAGGTACTGTGCGACTGAAGGCGAAGGTCGCGGAGGCCGACGAGATGACTCTCGAAACCCGGTCGACAAAGACCGTTCGTGTAAAGAAGTGA
- a CDS encoding FHA domain-containing protein has product MPTCPNGHQSGSDDWCEVCGHRMAGAVPPPPPPPPAAGGGYGFPPPPGGPGPSGGPGPSGGPNTGQPGGRPHPSAGPDAAPELCPQCRTPREGAAPFCEECRWNFLTNTATSYTPAAPRPPAPQFQRPSGPPPSFGGGDSYEYQSSRPSQMNRPAEPIPPGPPFGGDPGGPSGASGPGSGFGGERPGAGGPPGAHGASGPSAPPGFGGERPGPPVPPGPPAFGERPGAPGPSGPSAFGERPGSPGFGGERPGPSGPPGFGEQPGTPGSPGPSAFGERPGPSGFGGERPGPSGPPGFGADPSRPVPPPPGPTPNTGPGGPGGPGGPGTHPGAPQAFQASGPAAPPAFPQETGRPQPGGPSFGGGDDDWVLSPPSSTGPGGPGGPGQPGGPGQPGGYGYPHPGAQSAPPPGPAAPQRPATWTATIGPDREYFMAMMQRSGPEAAGLNLPAYSPEQQRTLAGNQVTIGRRRHSTGDTPDIDLSVPPEDPGVSHQHAVLVQQPDGSWAIVDQNSTNGTTVNGSEDPIQPFVPVQLQDGDRVHVGAWTTITIRRG; this is encoded by the coding sequence ATGCCGACCTGCCCGAACGGACACCAGTCGGGTTCCGACGACTGGTGCGAGGTCTGCGGTCACCGCATGGCGGGTGCCGTACCTCCACCCCCTCCGCCTCCGCCCGCGGCGGGCGGCGGCTACGGCTTCCCACCGCCGCCCGGCGGCCCCGGTCCGTCCGGGGGTCCTGGCCCGTCCGGTGGGCCGAACACCGGTCAGCCCGGCGGACGTCCGCACCCGTCGGCCGGACCGGACGCGGCGCCCGAGCTGTGCCCGCAGTGCCGCACGCCCCGTGAGGGCGCCGCGCCGTTCTGCGAGGAGTGCCGGTGGAACTTCCTGACCAACACCGCGACTTCGTACACCCCGGCGGCACCGCGCCCGCCGGCCCCGCAGTTCCAGCGGCCGTCCGGGCCACCGCCGTCGTTCGGGGGCGGTGACTCGTACGAGTACCAGAGCTCGCGTCCGTCACAGATGAACCGGCCGGCCGAACCGATCCCGCCCGGGCCGCCGTTCGGGGGCGACCCCGGGGGTCCCTCAGGGGCGTCCGGGCCTGGGAGTGGCTTCGGCGGGGAGCGGCCGGGGGCCGGTGGGCCTCCTGGGGCTCACGGGGCTTCCGGGCCTTCTGCGCCTCCTGGGTTCGGCGGTGAGCGACCGGGTCCTCCTGTTCCCCCTGGTCCTCCGGCGTTCGGTGAGCGGCCCGGCGCTCCCGGTCCCTCCGGTCCGTCGGCCTTCGGCGAACGACCCGGCTCGCCCGGGTTCGGTGGTGAGCGGCCCGGCCCATCCGGCCCTCCCGGCTTCGGCGAACAGCCCGGAACCCCCGGCTCCCCCGGCCCCTCAGCCTTCGGCGAACGGCCCGGCCCGTCCGGCTTCGGCGGTGAGCGGCCCGGCCCGTCCGGCCCTCCCGGCTTCGGTGCCGACCCGTCGCGGCCGGTTCCACCGCCGCCCGGGCCGACGCCCAACACCGGTCCGGGTGGGCCCGGTGGTCCGGGTGGCCCCGGTACGCACCCGGGCGCGCCGCAGGCCTTCCAGGCGTCCGGTCCGGCCGCACCGCCCGCGTTCCCCCAGGAGACGGGTCGGCCTCAGCCGGGTGGCCCGTCCTTCGGTGGCGGTGACGACGACTGGGTGCTCTCCCCGCCGTCGTCCACCGGCCCCGGCGGCCCGGGAGGCCCCGGTCAGCCCGGCGGTCCCGGTCAGCCCGGTGGCTACGGCTATCCGCACCCCGGTGCCCAGTCCGCGCCGCCGCCCGGTCCCGCGGCCCCACAGCGGCCTGCGACCTGGACGGCGACCATCGGTCCGGACCGCGAGTACTTCATGGCGATGATGCAGCGCTCCGGCCCCGAGGCGGCGGGCCTCAACCTGCCCGCGTACTCCCCGGAGCAGCAGCGCACCCTCGCCGGCAACCAGGTCACGATCGGCCGCCGCCGGCACTCCACCGGCGACACCCCCGACATCGACCTGTCGGTGCCGCCGGAGGACCCGGGCGTCTCCCACCAGCACGCGGTGCTGGTTCAGCAGCCGGACGGCAGCTGGGCGATCGTCGACCAGAACTCGACGAACGGCACCACGGTGAACGGCTCGGAGGACCCGATCCAGCCCTTCGTGCCGGTGCAGCTGCAGGACGGCGACCGGGTGCACGTGGGCGCCTGGACGACGATCACGATCCGGCGCGGCTGA